A region from the Nonlabens sp. YIK11 genome encodes:
- a CDS encoding RES domain-containing protein, translating into MEDLRSFPTEKQSLASVKKLRETIWPIYSPNDDIELYRKKIEQIIFSEFEMIPDIKRSISLSDFSLPIFRVRPLQSFIDINRFCEHSYPPIKFASLNRCNYNGKPVFYCSNNPLTALLEVVRNTQFKGIKFCISKWNTHNLNENIVFQTFLHSKMNTNNNFSSIPENEISELDKNFENKLTDDQKKGLSVYLKFLHSTFLDSDNYEVTAFFANRAMNAPHEYATDILLYPSNQTNRKGVNLAISPNFVDNRMFIERFYIVELNNIKPSKDQLNITLTKFGEVKNSKVYWRYLDENDADYRSFFLKDFEGALTNDFGWNFNVAISDDLQR; encoded by the coding sequence TTGGAAGATTTAAGGTCATTTCCAACGGAAAAACAGTCTTTAGCTTCTGTAAAAAAATTACGAGAAACAATTTGGCCTATTTATAGCCCAAACGATGATATTGAATTATATAGAAAAAAAATTGAACAGATTATTTTTAGTGAATTTGAAATGATTCCTGACATTAAAAGGTCAATTTCCCTTTCTGATTTTTCTTTACCAATATTTAGAGTACGTCCGCTTCAATCTTTCATAGATATAAATAGGTTCTGTGAGCACAGCTATCCACCCATAAAATTTGCTTCATTAAATAGATGCAATTATAATGGAAAACCAGTTTTTTATTGTTCCAACAATCCATTAACTGCATTACTTGAAGTGGTTAGAAATACTCAATTTAAAGGAATTAAATTTTGTATTTCAAAATGGAATACTCATAACTTGAATGAGAATATTGTTTTTCAAACTTTCCTTCATTCAAAAATGAATACCAACAATAACTTTAGTTCTATACCCGAAAATGAAATTAGTGAATTAGATAAAAATTTTGAAAATAAACTCACTGATGATCAGAAGAAAGGACTATCAGTGTATCTGAAATTTCTTCACTCTACATTTTTAGATTCAGATAATTATGAAGTTACAGCGTTTTTTGCAAATAGAGCTATGAACGCTCCACATGAATATGCTACTGATATCTTATTGTACCCGAGTAATCAAACTAATCGCAAAGGTGTTAACCTAGCAATTAGTCCAAATTTTGTTGATAATAGAATGTTTATTGAGAGGTTTTATATTGTTGAATTAAATAACATTAAACCTTCTAAAGATCAATTAAATATTACTCTGACCAAATTTGGTGAAGTAAAGAATAGTAAGGTTTATTGGAGATACTTAGACGAGAATGATGCAGATTATAGGAGTTTTTTCCTTAAAGATTTTGAAGGTGCTCTTACTAACGATTTTGGATGGAATTTTAACGTCGCCATTTCTGACGATCTACAACGGTAA
- the proC gene encoding pyrroline-5-carboxylate reductase, translated as MKVLVIGAGNMGLAYAKALIKSEYLSKDNLMISDTSPEKTIELKKESRFDVYTNLADCLPSADIIFLAVKPYHAGELLAELKPLTKKDQVIVSIMAGVTIKTIQDGLGIVKVVRAMPNLPAQVGKGLTSFTASSEVSRLELSTVQKLLDTTGKSVYLDTENDIDASTGISGSGPAYVFYFMQSMMEAAKKMGFSDHDSKVLVSQTFEGAVELFNQSDLSPESWMNRVASKGGTTRAALDSMDDNNVQDLIQEAAYAAFNRAVELGK; from the coding sequence ATGAAAGTACTTGTAATAGGAGCAGGAAATATGGGACTTGCATATGCAAAGGCACTCATAAAATCTGAATACCTAAGTAAGGACAACCTGATGATTTCAGACACCAGTCCTGAAAAAACCATAGAACTCAAGAAAGAAAGTCGGTTTGATGTGTACACCAATCTAGCCGATTGTTTACCATCTGCAGATATTATCTTCTTAGCCGTTAAGCCTTACCACGCTGGTGAATTGCTAGCAGAGTTAAAACCATTGACCAAAAAAGACCAAGTCATTGTTTCTATCATGGCTGGTGTAACCATAAAAACTATTCAGGATGGTTTAGGCATTGTCAAGGTCGTACGTGCCATGCCTAACCTACCGGCACAGGTAGGTAAAGGATTGACTTCATTTACAGCATCTAGCGAAGTTTCTAGATTGGAGCTTTCAACCGTCCAGAAATTATTGGATACCACAGGAAAGTCCGTGTATTTAGATACTGAAAATGACATTGACGCTTCTACAGGAATTTCTGGTAGCGGTCCAGCTTATGTGTTTTATTTTATGCAATCCATGATGGAAGCCGCAAAAAAAATGGGCTTTTCTGATCATGACTCAAAAGTTCTGGTAAGTCAGACTTTTGAAGGAGCCGTAGAGCTTTTCAATCAATCAGATTTGAGTCCAGAATCCTGGATGAATCGTGTGGCCTCAAAAGGTGGAACCACAAGAGCTGCATTGGACTCCATGGATGATAATAATGTGCAGGATTTAATTCAGGAAGCGGCGTATGCTGCCTTTAATAGAGCTGTTGAATTAGGAAAATAG
- the proB gene encoding glutamate 5-kinase, with amino-acid sequence MLDLDKARKRHKKRVVVKVGTNVMTNKDNRIVRPILKKLVDQIARLYEEDIITVLISSGSVIAGMEVLDDNDIEDITIRRQVYSAVGQPRMMRHYYSIFHDYGMRCAQVLATKRDFAEGKHRDNMINCYEGLLSQGIVPIANEDDAVSLSMSMFSDNDELASLVAELIQADMLILLTDIDGVYDGNPADESSRLIKTVTTNQPVEQFIQSSNKSEGEGRGGMKSKINVAKQTAAKNIPTYIANGKREDCIIDIVNGKDVGTRVHLVEEEA; translated from the coding sequence ATGTTAGACTTAGATAAAGCAAGAAAGAGACATAAAAAGAGAGTTGTCGTAAAAGTCGGAACTAATGTGATGACCAATAAAGACAATCGAATTGTGAGACCTATTTTAAAAAAATTGGTGGATCAAATTGCCCGATTGTATGAGGAAGATATCATTACGGTATTGATTTCTTCAGGATCTGTCATTGCAGGAATGGAAGTTCTGGACGATAATGATATTGAAGATATTACGATCAGACGTCAGGTGTATTCCGCAGTTGGACAACCTAGAATGATGCGTCATTACTATAGCATCTTTCACGATTATGGGATGCGTTGTGCTCAAGTACTCGCCACTAAACGTGATTTTGCAGAAGGTAAGCACCGTGACAACATGATCAATTGCTATGAAGGTTTGTTGAGTCAAGGAATTGTACCCATCGCAAATGAAGACGATGCCGTTTCACTATCCATGTCGATGTTTTCAGACAACGACGAACTTGCCAGCCTAGTAGCAGAATTGATACAGGCAGATATGTTGATATTATTGACTGATATCGATGGTGTTTATGATGGTAACCCAGCAGATGAATCGTCCAGACTGATTAAAACCGTGACCACCAATCAACCGGTAGAGCAGTTTATTCAATCTTCCAATAAAAGTGAAGGAGAAGGACGTGGCGGAATGAAATCAAAAATAAACGTAGCAAAGCAAACTGCTGCCAAAAATATTCCAACCTACATCGCGAACGGAAAACGAGAAGATTGCATCATTGATATTGTCAATGGAAAAGATGTAGGAACACGTGTCCACCTAGTAGAAGAAGAAGCGTAA
- a CDS encoding glutamate-5-semialdehyde dehydrogenase produces MKLLKEDIKNNVLQSMMELLAQRKDHIIAANKKDLEAFSGDDQALYERLIVDDSKVEDMIRAVREVKDQQDPVGQTISDDTLENGLNITNRTAPFGTIMIIYESRPDVTIEAAVLAFKANNKILLKGGKEAHHSNEELVKCWHQALKDNDLSTDWIQYLKMDRTATQEFLKNPDQPLDLIVPRGGERLIEFVKLHAKCAVLVSGRGNNFAYVAPSADIEKVIPVIVNAKTNKISGCNALDKIYIDQNHPDFENVSRRIEKELTDKEVHIVASKEFTDILETNDLIEDQNVWFQEFLARKAAMGTVNGLADAIERINTYSGGHSNIILTENKDDAATFMEQIDSAAVYHNASTRFTDGGQMGVGAELAISTDKLHHRGPLGLKQLVTNKYYVSGTGQIRE; encoded by the coding sequence ATGAAATTATTGAAAGAAGACATAAAAAATAATGTATTACAGTCCATGATGGAGCTATTGGCACAGCGCAAGGATCACATCATTGCGGCCAATAAAAAAGATCTAGAGGCTTTTAGCGGTGATGATCAGGCGCTTTATGAGCGATTGATTGTTGACGACAGTAAAGTAGAGGACATGATTCGTGCCGTGCGTGAGGTTAAAGATCAGCAGGATCCTGTTGGGCAAACGATTAGTGATGACACCTTGGAAAATGGATTGAACATCACCAATAGAACAGCGCCCTTTGGAACCATCATGATCATTTATGAATCACGACCAGATGTCACCATCGAGGCCGCCGTTCTCGCCTTTAAAGCCAATAATAAGATATTACTCAAAGGTGGTAAAGAAGCGCACCACAGCAATGAAGAACTTGTAAAATGTTGGCATCAAGCCTTGAAGGATAATGATCTTTCCACTGACTGGATCCAATATCTTAAGATGGATCGCACAGCTACTCAGGAGTTTTTAAAGAACCCAGATCAGCCATTAGATCTCATCGTACCACGTGGTGGTGAACGACTTATTGAATTTGTCAAATTGCATGCAAAATGCGCCGTTCTGGTAAGTGGTCGCGGTAATAATTTTGCCTATGTCGCACCAAGCGCAGATATTGAAAAAGTAATTCCGGTTATCGTGAATGCCAAAACCAATAAAATTTCTGGCTGTAATGCTCTTGACAAAATTTACATCGATCAAAATCATCCCGATTTTGAAAATGTAAGTCGCAGGATAGAAAAAGAGTTGACGGATAAAGAGGTTCATATTGTCGCTAGTAAAGAATTTACCGACATCTTAGAAACCAATGATCTGATTGAAGATCAAAATGTCTGGTTTCAGGAATTTCTAGCTAGAAAAGCAGCCATGGGAACAGTCAATGGATTGGCAGATGCCATCGAACGCATCAACACCTATTCTGGAGGCCATTCCAACATTATCCTAACGGAAAATAAGGATGATGCCGCCACTTTTATGGAGCAAATCGATAGTGCAGCGGTGTACCATAACGCCTCTACACGATTTACAGATGGTGGACAAATGGGCGTAGGTGCAGAGCTTGCCATTAGTACGGACAAGCTGCATCACCGCGGGCCACTAGGATTGAAACAATTAGTTACCAATAAATACTATGTTTCAGGTACCGGACAGATTCGTGAATAG
- a CDS encoding ABC transporter ATP-binding protein, producing the protein MARPKLQSITDKQKTSVFSLDSLSAIPRFFGEIWRVSPKLFTVNSIGRLLTALSPVITLWIGKIIIDEIITQIALEEQDLTRLWTFVGIELGVVILTELLNRLVTLTDGLIGDLYSNASSEKIIRKTNELSLEQLEDPEFYDKLERARQQTNGRVNLMSDALGQVQALISIVSLIAALIYFEPWLIVLLILSIIPSFINEAKYSSHRYSLARSWTAERRELDYLRFVGANNTTAKEVKLFGLTDYIALRFKNLSNKYYHINKNLSIKQSIYGSLFNILGTLSYYGAYVFIIIEVIAGVLTIGELTFLSGSFNRLRNNLQQFFSRFTRISESALYLRDYFDFLDIPLEQHTINPVPLPEVITEGFELRNVQFHYPGSDTPVLKGVSFHIKAGEKIAFVGENGAGKTTLIKLILRFYEPTSGEILLDGINIKKFSKEEYRARFGVIFQDFFKYEFRLRENIAVGDIAQIDNDSLITDAAERSLASQVIAEMTDGIDQQLGRRFAKGQELSGGQWQKVALARAYMKNADIMVLDEPTSALDAQAEFDVFERFIGLTKGKTSIIISHRFSTVRMADRILVLKNGKIEEIGTHEELMNNPQTYSRLFNLQAAGYQ; encoded by the coding sequence ATGGCTAGACCTAAATTACAATCCATTACAGATAAACAGAAAACCTCTGTTTTCTCTCTTGATTCCTTGTCTGCAATCCCACGATTTTTTGGCGAAATCTGGCGCGTAAGCCCCAAACTTTTTACGGTCAATTCCATAGGCAGGCTGCTTACCGCGCTGTCACCAGTGATTACTTTGTGGATAGGGAAAATCATCATTGATGAAATCATCACCCAAATTGCTCTTGAAGAACAAGACCTAACGAGGCTTTGGACTTTTGTAGGTATCGAACTAGGTGTCGTGATTCTGACAGAATTACTCAACAGACTCGTCACACTTACTGATGGTTTGATAGGCGACCTCTACTCCAACGCTTCCTCAGAAAAAATTATACGCAAGACGAATGAACTTTCTCTGGAACAATTGGAAGATCCAGAATTCTATGACAAACTGGAACGTGCCAGACAGCAAACCAATGGTCGTGTAAACTTAATGAGTGACGCGCTAGGACAGGTACAGGCGCTCATTTCCATTGTTTCTTTAATTGCTGCACTTATCTATTTTGAACCTTGGCTAATTGTTCTTTTGATCCTAAGTATTATACCATCGTTTATCAATGAGGCAAAATACAGTTCGCACCGCTATTCTCTCGCACGCAGCTGGACCGCAGAACGTCGTGAGTTGGATTACCTAAGATTTGTAGGTGCCAACAATACCACGGCCAAAGAGGTGAAGCTTTTTGGACTTACCGATTATATCGCGCTGCGATTTAAAAACTTGTCCAACAAGTACTACCACATCAATAAAAACCTGTCGATCAAGCAAAGTATCTACGGCTCCCTTTTCAATATATTGGGAACCTTGTCCTATTATGGTGCTTATGTGTTTATCATTATTGAGGTCATCGCTGGCGTTCTAACTATAGGTGAATTGACCTTCTTATCTGGATCATTCAATAGATTACGCAACAACTTGCAACAGTTTTTTTCACGATTCACCCGCATTTCAGAAAGTGCTTTGTATTTAAGGGATTATTTTGACTTTCTCGATATACCTCTAGAGCAACACACAATCAATCCTGTACCATTACCAGAAGTCATTACCGAAGGATTTGAGCTAAGAAATGTTCAATTTCATTATCCAGGCAGTGACACACCGGTGCTTAAAGGTGTCAGTTTCCATATAAAGGCCGGCGAGAAGATTGCCTTTGTAGGCGAGAATGGTGCTGGTAAAACCACGCTCATCAAGCTAATTTTAAGATTTTACGAGCCTACTAGCGGTGAAATTTTGCTTGACGGCATCAACATCAAGAAATTTTCTAAAGAAGAATACCGGGCAAGATTTGGTGTGATATTTCAGGATTTTTTCAAGTATGAATTTCGCTTACGCGAAAACATAGCCGTAGGAGACATTGCCCAAATCGACAATGATTCCTTGATTACAGACGCAGCAGAGCGCAGCCTCGCCAGTCAGGTCATTGCAGAGATGACAGACGGCATTGACCAGCAACTGGGACGTCGTTTTGCCAAAGGTCAAGAACTAAGTGGTGGACAGTGGCAAAAAGTTGCGCTCGCGAGAGCCTACATGAAAAATGCCGACATCATGGTGCTGGACGAGCCGACCAGCGCACTGGACGCGCAAGCGGAATTTGATGTGTTTGAGCGATTTATAGGGCTTACTAAAGGTAAAACCAGCATCATTATCTCGCACCGATTCTCCACCGTACGCATGGCAGATCGTATTCTGGTATTGAAAAATGGCAAGATTGAAGAAATTGGGACGCATGAAGAACTCATGAATAATCCGCAGACGTATTCCAGATTGTTCAATTTACAAGCTGCTGGGTATCAATAA
- a CDS encoding MFS transporter encodes MLILAGEAVFILPFVLPRIFRPTVLEVFQLSNVELGALFSTYGVVAFFSYLFGGSIADKYQPKYLISVALLLTAAGGLVLATIPDFWTLQWLYGYWGFTTIFLFWAAMLKATRVTGGKNRQGLAFGLLDGGRGLVAAGFGSLGIFVFTFFVVDRVATSVENQADSFQYVVLTFSAVIAVIGVLVAIFLKSTARAEEVQVTKWKELITNFKTVIKIKAVWLLMIIILCAYVGYKITDVFSLYANDVLKYDEVESAKVGTYLLYIRPFVGVGVGLLADKTKTSLMMIIGFLLSLLGCALFASGIIDEGLGTLFIISILVTATGVYAFRTLYFAALQEGHIPLIMTGTAIGLISLVGYTPDIFMGPLIGYFLDGWPGELGHQYVFIMCGAFMIIGAIASIGFWNVTQNTRLQ; translated from the coding sequence TTGCTCATCTTAGCGGGTGAAGCAGTTTTCATTTTGCCCTTTGTTCTGCCCAGAATATTTCGGCCTACGGTGTTGGAAGTCTTTCAATTATCTAATGTGGAACTGGGCGCGCTATTTTCAACCTATGGCGTTGTCGCTTTCTTTTCTTACTTATTTGGAGGTTCCATAGCCGATAAATACCAACCTAAGTACCTCATTAGTGTAGCATTACTTCTTACGGCTGCTGGTGGCTTGGTACTCGCTACCATTCCTGATTTCTGGACCTTGCAATGGCTTTACGGCTATTGGGGTTTCACTACCATATTCTTGTTTTGGGCTGCCATGCTCAAAGCAACCCGTGTTACTGGTGGTAAAAACCGGCAAGGGCTGGCCTTCGGGTTGTTGGATGGTGGTCGTGGACTGGTCGCTGCTGGATTTGGATCCTTGGGAATCTTTGTGTTTACCTTTTTTGTAGTTGATCGGGTAGCCACATCGGTTGAAAATCAAGCGGATTCTTTTCAATACGTTGTGCTAACATTCTCTGCCGTGATTGCCGTGATAGGTGTTCTGGTAGCGATATTTTTAAAATCAACCGCTCGTGCGGAAGAAGTACAAGTCACAAAATGGAAGGAATTGATTACAAACTTCAAAACCGTCATTAAGATCAAAGCGGTATGGTTATTAATGATCATAATCCTTTGTGCCTATGTAGGTTACAAGATCACAGATGTATTTTCACTTTATGCTAACGATGTACTCAAGTATGACGAGGTAGAATCGGCTAAGGTTGGGACCTATCTTCTTTACATCAGACCATTTGTAGGTGTTGGCGTCGGTTTGCTGGCAGACAAGACCAAAACCTCGCTCATGATGATTATCGGGTTTCTCCTTTCCTTACTGGGTTGTGCGCTTTTTGCCAGCGGCATCATCGATGAAGGTTTGGGAACCTTGTTTATCATTTCCATTCTCGTCACGGCTACTGGCGTTTACGCCTTTCGCACACTATATTTTGCGGCATTGCAGGAAGGTCACATACCGCTTATAATGACAGGCACCGCTATAGGGTTAATCTCGTTGGTGGGTTATACACCAGACATTTTTATGGGACCTTTGATAGGTTATTTTTTGGATGGATGGCCTGGCGAGTTGGGCCATCAGTACGTTTTTATCATGTGCGGTGCATTTATGATCATTGGTGCGATTGCCTCTATAGGCTTTTGGAACGTGACTCAAAATACACGATTGCAGTAA
- a CDS encoding translation initiation factor, with protein MDLKDQLKNLFPEYEVQEEAQEEQSDVWLQDEPLECRFEKRKGKVNTIIAGYTGATEDFKILAKDIKTTLGVGGSFKNDTIIVQGDYRDRIMDILKEKGFKVKRVGG; from the coding sequence ATGGACCTAAAAGACCAACTTAAAAATCTATTTCCAGAGTACGAAGTACAAGAAGAAGCGCAAGAAGAACAAAGCGACGTTTGGTTGCAGGATGAGCCTTTAGAATGTCGTTTTGAAAAGCGCAAAGGAAAAGTCAATACTATTATTGCGGGATATACTGGTGCGACAGAGGATTTTAAAATACTCGCCAAAGACATCAAAACCACTTTAGGAGTCGGCGGCAGTTTTAAAAACGACACCATCATCGTTCAAGGTGATTACCGTGATCGTATCATGGATATTCTTAAGGAGAAAGGCTTTAAAGTCAAAAGAGTTGGTGGCTAA
- a CDS encoding mechanosensitive ion channel domain-containing protein produces MKTFLNQPEVIPTLIILIIAFLIHRSIIWSAGKLSKKVERSKLRKQYLNRYVGYVIWTMAVIAVILVWSLKRDGFLVALGSTFAVVGVALFANWSILSNVTASFILYFTFPYKIGDRVRIHDKDLPVTAVIEDIKGFYTILRTAEGELITYPNNLLLQKGVSILYNREESIFDIDKHEETDPTAR; encoded by the coding sequence ATGAAAACATTTTTAAATCAACCAGAGGTCATTCCGACGCTCATCATTCTCATAATAGCTTTTTTAATTCATAGGAGTATCATTTGGAGTGCTGGTAAGCTCAGTAAAAAGGTAGAGCGCTCCAAATTGCGCAAACAGTACCTCAATCGTTATGTAGGCTATGTCATCTGGACCATGGCAGTGATTGCTGTCATTCTTGTTTGGAGCCTAAAAAGAGATGGATTTTTGGTTGCACTAGGATCTACCTTTGCCGTAGTAGGTGTCGCTTTATTTGCGAACTGGAGCATCTTAAGCAATGTCACGGCTAGCTTTATACTCTACTTCACCTTTCCCTATAAAATTGGTGATCGAGTACGTATTCACGATAAAGATTTACCAGTAACGGCAGTGATTGAAGACATTAAAGGATTTTACACCATTTTGAGAACGGCAGAAGGCGAGCTCATCACCTATCCCAACAATTTACTATTGCAAAAAGGGGTCAGTATTCTATATAATCGTGAAGAATCTATATTTGATATCGATAAACACGAAGAAACAGATCCTACCGCAAGATAA
- a CDS encoding lipocalin family protein, with product MKKYILLSAIAALLLVGCGGTQNAIKQTERTVRGNWVIDSVTYTGNGQFESTLLQDVSAQCFEGSQWYFVANNNRGSYKIESPECNTGTRNFIWVIPGSEDIIEGDLLLKPTGDNYKSETDAGFRLNVNNLTETSMTWSQSVLVNGKTVKVNMNFRKLAD from the coding sequence ATGAAAAAATATATCCTTTTAAGTGCCATTGCAGCACTTCTATTAGTAGGTTGTGGCGGTACACAAAATGCAATCAAACAAACCGAAAGAACCGTACGTGGGAACTGGGTCATTGACTCTGTAACCTATACAGGTAATGGTCAATTTGAATCTACTTTGCTTCAAGATGTAAGCGCTCAATGTTTTGAGGGTAGCCAGTGGTATTTTGTCGCTAACAACAACCGTGGTAGCTATAAAATTGAATCTCCAGAATGTAATACAGGAACGAGAAACTTCATATGGGTGATTCCTGGATCTGAAGATATTATTGAAGGTGATCTATTGTTGAAGCCTACGGGTGACAACTATAAAAGCGAGACAGATGCTGGATTTAGATTAAATGTCAACAACCTAACAGAAACTAGCATGACCTGGAGCCAAAGCGTTCTTGTCAACGGAAAGACGGTAAAAGTCAACATGAACTTTAGAAAGCTAGCAGACTAA
- a CDS encoding OmpA family protein: MKTRILSIATALLLIVSCQSLQNTNKQQRGTAIGAAGGAILGAIIGNNVGDGNNQTEGAVIGAVVGGVAGNVIGRKMDKQAQEISQEIPGAQVERVGEGIVVTFDEGSGVRFATNQATLNASSKATLDKLVNVMNDYPGTEILVSGHTDSQGEAAYNMDLSKRRAFAVRDYLVADGIASSRMAVTYSGETNPVATNDTAEGRAQNRRVEIGIVAGEEMRRDAEQEVKG, from the coding sequence ATGAAAACTAGAATTTTAAGTATAGCGACAGCATTATTATTAATCGTAAGCTGTCAATCCCTTCAAAACACTAATAAGCAACAACGTGGTACTGCCATTGGTGCTGCTGGTGGTGCCATCCTAGGTGCCATTATAGGTAATAACGTAGGTGACGGTAATAATCAAACTGAAGGTGCTGTGATAGGTGCCGTAGTTGGTGGTGTTGCTGGTAACGTAATAGGACGTAAGATGGATAAACAAGCGCAGGAGATTTCTCAAGAAATCCCTGGAGCGCAAGTAGAGCGTGTAGGTGAAGGTATCGTTGTAACTTTTGATGAAGGTAGCGGTGTACGTTTTGCCACAAATCAAGCAACATTAAACGCATCTTCAAAAGCTACTTTGGATAAATTGGTCAACGTAATGAATGACTATCCAGGTACAGAAATTTTGGTTTCTGGTCATACAGATAGCCAAGGTGAAGCCGCATATAACATGGATCTTTCAAAGAGAAGAGCTTTTGCAGTTCGTGATTATCTAGTAGCAGATGGTATCGCTTCCAGTCGTATGGCTGTAACTTACTCTGGTGAAACTAATCCTGTTGCCACTAATGATACTGCCGAAGGTCGTGCACAAAACCGTCGTGTAGAAATAGGTATTGTCGCTGGTGAAGAAATGCGCCGCGATGCAGAACAAGAAGTGAAAGGATAA
- a CDS encoding DoxX family protein — translation MEYTALEVFEIILKLGIGLSILNVWLINRKKATPWRAKDASSMKEEFAVYGLSKNMMIIVGTLKCFFAVLLLISIFYPSNAFPSIEWIGAAGIALLMAGAISMHFKVGDPPKKSLPAAIFLILSILIIFI, via the coding sequence ATGGAATACACAGCACTAGAAGTCTTTGAGATCATTCTCAAATTAGGAATAGGCCTAAGCATATTAAATGTATGGCTTATCAATAGAAAAAAAGCAACTCCATGGCGAGCAAAAGACGCCAGCAGCATGAAGGAAGAATTTGCCGTTTACGGCCTTTCTAAAAACATGATGATCATCGTTGGAACCTTGAAATGCTTCTTTGCCGTCTTATTGCTCATTTCTATTTTCTATCCGTCAAATGCATTTCCCAGTATAGAATGGATAGGAGCAGCAGGTATTGCCTTGCTTATGGCAGGCGCGATCTCCATGCACTTTAAAGTAGGTGATCCACCTAAAAAATCATTGCCAGCGGCGATATTTCTTATACTATCGATACTTATCATCTTTATCTAG
- a CDS encoding DoxX family protein: MSVLSLLIYFSGIAFLFFGVTCLVTPRMKMEFTRFGLSTLQRQITGVFQVAGAIGLLIYSYNLTIATVAAAGLSLLMFLGFIIRMRIKDSIYDSSPAFIFMVLNGIIAYKLWLII; encoded by the coding sequence ATGTCCGTACTCAGTTTGTTGATCTACTTTAGCGGTATTGCATTTCTGTTTTTTGGAGTCACTTGTTTGGTTACTCCGAGAATGAAGATGGAGTTTACAAGATTTGGCCTCTCAACCCTACAACGTCAAATCACAGGTGTGTTTCAAGTTGCTGGCGCCATAGGCCTTTTAATCTACAGCTACAACCTCACGATTGCTACCGTTGCTGCCGCAGGATTGTCGCTTCTCATGTTCCTAGGATTTATAATAAGAATGCGGATCAAGGATTCTATTTATGATTCCTCGCCCGCATTTATTTTTATGGTGCTCAATGGCATTATCGCCTATAAGCTATGGTTGATCATCTAG